From Juglans regia cultivar Chandler chromosome 9, Walnut 2.0, whole genome shotgun sequence:
TAAGAATTCATCTAATggttcttcctcttctccagATTCTGTTTCAAACGACAAAGGTGGTAGCATTCCAGAAAAAGCAGCTGTAATATTGAGGAAAAAAGCACCTGCACTTACTGACAAAGAGTTAAACCTAGAATTCTTCCAGAAACTGGAAACAAGGGGTTCTGATGATTTGCCAGTGGAAGTAGTTGTTCCTCGTAGATATCTCAGTTCTACAAACTCAAACAACAGTGAAGAATCAGAGCCAAATGATACCAAATCAAGGGGAAGGTCAAGTCACACTGGAAATACCCAGTCTGGTGATTTCAATGGAtctttcaataataaatatcgTAGTATCGATACAGGAACTGCTTCTGCATGTTCTAAACAGCACAATCATGATGACATTGCACGGGATAAGTGGCCCGAAGAGAGTGCAAATGGAAAAGACTCAAAAATGAGAGCTTTTGATGGTGATGATAGGATTGATGTAAATCAGAGGGAGTCATCTGGCAATCGTATGGGTTTCCCCAAAACTGATGGTCAATCTGAAGGATCCTTCATCAATAACAAAGGAAATTGGCTGGCAATCCAGAGGCAGCTATTACAGCTGGAGAGACAACAAGCTCATCTGATGAACATGCTGCAGGTATAATCCATTTAAGCATCAATTAAATGGTTCTTGCATATGCTTTTCTGTTTGAGTGATAACTTTGTATCATGTAGGATTTCATGGGAGGCTCTCATGATAGCATGGTAACTTTAGAGAATAGAGTAAGGGGTCTTGAAAGAGTTGTTGAAGACATGGCACGGGACTTGTCTATATCCTCAGGTAGAAGAGGTGGTAATTTTGCAATGGGATTCGTGGGATCTTCTAATAGGTCTTTAGGAAAGTACAATGGTTTCCCTGAATACTCTAGTGCCAAATTTGGAAGGGGTGGTGATGGGCGTATTCCCTTTGGAGAAAGAATTTCCCAATTTGACGGAATTGCTTTGGGCATGAGAGGAAGGGGCCCTCCTTGGAGATCTAACATGCCTGAGGCTTGGGATTTTCCTGCATCTGGTACTTCCAGAAATGGGCAGATTGGCTCAAGGAGAGCTCTTGGTGGCAGTACTATGGATGGCAGGTCACCAAAATCGGAACATGAGAATGATCAGGGTGGCAGCGGGAGAGCTTGGGATAAAGGAGCTGGCCCTGTTAGGCTTGGTGAGGGGCCTTCCGCAAGAAGTGTCTGGCAGGCTTCAAAGGATGAAGCTACCTTGGAAGCAATTCGGGTGGCTGGGGAGGACAGTGGAACTTCTCAGACGGCAAGAGTAGCTATCCCTGAATTGACTGCAGAAGCTTTGGGAGATGATAACATTGCCCATGACCGGGACCCAGTATGGACTTCTTGGAGTAATGCAATGGATGCACTTCAAGTGGGTGATATAGATTCTGCCTATACTGAAGTTTTGTCTACTGGGGATGATCACTTGCTTGTAAAGCTAATGGACAGATCAGGTCCTGCGCTTGACCAACTCTCAAATGAAGTAGCAAGTGAGATTTTGCATGCTATTGGCCAATTTGTACAAGAGCAGAACCTTTTTGACTTTTGTTTGTCTTGGATTCAGCAGGTATggcttttttttaatcttcttca
This genomic window contains:
- the LOC108993575 gene encoding LOW QUALITY PROTEIN: microtubule-associated protein TORTIFOLIA1 (The sequence of the model RefSeq protein was modified relative to this genomic sequence to represent the inferred CDS: deleted 1 base in 1 codon), which translates into the protein MSSQEPKSSSKPMKSSISQSSRSSSVSSHLAMVELKQKILTSLSKLSDRDIHQIAMEDLQSTILSLSPDALPMLLNSLYDTISSDPKPAARKESLRLLALTCATHPVPAFPHLTKIIAHVVKRLKDNDSGVRDACRDAIGSLSALYLNNSAGNGNDSVVGLFVRPLFEAMAEQNKGVQSGAAMCMAKMVECASEPPPIPALQKLCPRICRLLNNPNFLAKASLLPVVASLSQVGAIAPQSLEHLLQSIHECLGSTDWATRKAAADALSALALHSSDLVLDKAASTLIVLESCHFDKIKPVRESMAEALQLWKKISGKGDGSPDDKTPSSDDETPELSNFSEKNDLKNPNPRERGSEQPAKNSSNGSSSSPDSVSNDKGGSIPEKAAVILRKKAPALTDKELNLEFFQKLETRGSDDLPVEVVVPRRYLSSTNSNNSEESEPNDTKSRGRSSHTGNTQSGDFNGSFNNKYRSIDTGTASACSKQHNHDDIARDKWPEESANGKDSKMRAFDGDDRIDVNQRESSGNRMGFPKTDGQSEGSFINNKGNWLAIQRQLLQLERQQAHLMNMLQDFMGGSHDSMVTLENRVRGLERVVEDMARDLSISSGRRGGNFAMGFVGSSNRSLGKYNGFPEYSSAKFGRGGDGRIPFGERISQFDGIALGMRGRGPPWRSNMPEAWDFPASGTSRNGQIGSRRALGGSTMDGRSPKSEHENDQGGSGRAWDKGAGPVRLGEGPSARSVWQASKDEATLEAIRVAGEDSGTSQTARVAIPELTAEALGDDNIAHDRDPVWTSWSNAMDALQVGDIDSAYTEVLSTGDDHLLVKLMDRSGPALDQLSNEVASEILHAIGQFVQEQNLFDFCLSWIQQLVEMVLENGPHVFNISMEVKKELLLNLHEASTTMDPPEDWEGAMPEQLLLQLASTWGIDLQQHEK